In Brachybacterium fresconis, the genomic stretch GCGCCTTGTTGGGCCGGGTGAGGGGCTTGCGGGCGTCCGGGCGCGGCGTGCTCGTCCCGGGACGGTCACGGCGTGGGCTCACGACATCTCCTCTGCAGCGGGGTGGGCGCAGTCAGTATGCAACAGCCATCGCCCTAGACTCGGCGGTATGCGCATGCGTGACCTCACTGCGGACGACTACGTCCCCTATCGGACCATGACCTCCGGCGCCTTCGGCGGTGTGATGGAGGACACCGGTCCGCGCCCCTTCGATCCCGGCCAGACCCCGATCGGGATCGACTCCACGGAGCTGCCCGGCGGGGTCGAGGGCGAGCTCGCCGCCGGTGCCCGGATCCGTCATGACCGCATCACCCTCGGCGGCGGCGTCGCCCGCTGCGGCGGTGTGGGCGGGCTCGCCGTGCATCCGGCGCATCGGGGCGGCGGGGTCTTCGGACAGCTGCTGACGGCGGTGATCGCCCGCTGCGCCGCAGAGGGGATGGCGACCTCGATGCTGTACCCCTCGAACCCGTCGATCTACCGCCGCTTCGGCTACCAGGTGGTCGCCCGGGGCGAGCGCCTGGTCGTCCCGCTGGTCGATCTCCAGCGTCTGCCCCCGGTGACGGGACGGCACCTGGTGCCGGTCACCGCCGCCACCCTGCCGCGCCTGCACGCCCTGTACCGGGAGCTGACGGCCGAGGACAACGCGATGCTGCTGCGCGAGGGGCCGCTGTTCGAGCAGGGCATGCCAGGCAAGGGGTGGTCCGCGCTGCTGCTCGAGGACGAATCCGGCACCGATCACGGCTACCTCTCCTGGACCCGGGTCCCCGGGCCGGGACCGGGGCTCGAGGTGCACGAGATCCTCGGCCGCACCCGCCATGACCGTCTCGCTCTGCTGCGCTCGCTGGGGTCCTGGTCGACGGTGCTGGAGGAGGTGACCCTGCGCCTGCGCACGGAGGATCCGGTGCTCGAGGCGCTGCCCGGCGGAGGCGCGCGCCCGGCGCCGGGCCCGGTGCCGCTGGTGATGATGCGGGTGATCGATACCGCGGCGATGCTCCGGGCGCGGCACGCGCCGGACACGCTGCGCGGCACGATCCGGCTCGAGGTGGCCGACGGCACGGTGTCGTCCGGCACCTGCGAGGCGGCGGGGCGCTGGCGCGTGACCGCGGCCGACGGCAGCATCACGGTGGAGCCCGAGGACGGGGAGGCGGCCGACGGGGGCGCCAGGGCCGGGGACGCCGACCCCGACGGCGACGGCGACGGCACGGGCACCCTGGGCACCGTGCACCTGGACATCCACGCCGCGTCGCTGCTCCTGGTGGGCGGCCGCACCCTGGCCGATGCCCGCCGCCTGGGCCTGGGGGCAGCCGCGGATCCGTCGGCCGAATCGTTCCTGGACGCCCTGCTGGCCGGGCCCCGTCCCAGCGTGATGGACGCCTTCTGACCCGCCGGGTCGGGCATCGCGATCAGCCCCGTACGCTGGTCCGGGACCGAGAACCCGACCTGTCCAGACCTCGCCGATCACCGACCCCGGAGCCGACTGCATGGCCAAGCTGCACTTCAAGTACGGAGCGATGAACTCCGGCAAGTCCGACACCCTGATCAAGACCGCCTACAACTACGACGAGCGGGGCCTGGCCACGCTCACGGTGAAGCCGGCGCTCGACACCAAGGGGGAGGACTGGGTGGTCGCGCGCGGCGGGGCACGGCGCCGGGTGGACGTCCTGGCCCGTCCCGGGGAGGCGGTGCGGGAGCGCGTGCACGCCGTCGCCGACGGGCGCGGCCTGCGACCCCTGCACGCCGTGCTGGTGGACGAGGCGCAGTTCCTCGACCCCGCCCAGATCGATCAGCTCTTCCGCATCGCCAAGCTGGACGGCATCTCGGTGATCTGCTACGGACTGCGCACCGACTTCCGCACCGCGACCTTCCCCGGCGCGCAGCGGCTGTTCGAGCTGGCGGACAACGTCGAGAAGCTGCCGACGATGTGTCGCTGCGGATCGCAGGCAGAGTTCAACTGCCGCCTGGTCGACGGCCGGTTCGTCTTCGAGGGCGATCAGGTCGCGATCGACGAGGCCCGGACGGGCACCGTGACCTATGTGTCGCTGTGCGGGCCGTGCTTCATGCAGGAACAGGAGCGCGCAGGCGTTCACGTGCTCGGCTGAGTCCCCGCCGTGGGCCGTCCCCGCCGTGGGTGCAGTCGGTTCCGCACCCGCGGCCGGCCGAGCACGACATCGCGCGCCGTGCCCCGTCCGGGGGCACGGCGCGCGCCGGTGTCGTCGGCCGGCTGCCGCTCAGGAGGTGTCGTCGGCCGGCTGCCGCTCAGGAGCTGAGCGGACGATCCTCGCCGACCTCGCCGTCGCCGCCGGCGTCCGCGGAGTCCTCCGAGGCGGTGGCGAGGAGATCGGCGTCCTCGTCGAGCTGGTCCTCGGATCCGCCGAGGCGCTCCTTGGCGGATCCGGCCGCGCCGGCCACCCCGCCCTTGACGGAGGAGGCGACCTCGGGGGCCTTGTCCTTCACGGTGCTCGCGGTGTCCTGGGCGACGCGGCCGGCCGTCTCCTTGGCCTGCGTGGCCCGGCGCTGCACCTCTGGATCGTCCGCCACCTGGCGTGCGGTGCGCTCGAGGGATTCGTAGGGGCCTCGGCCCGCTCGCGAGCCGATCACGAAGCCGAGGGCGAGTCCGGCCAGGAAAATGAACTTCTTCATCGCTGCCTCCAGGGATCGTCGATGTCGTGGACCGCATCGTGTCACAGGAGCATCACGATAGCGCGTCGACCCGACCGACCGGTCCTCGTCCCGTCCCTTTCTGGTCCGCCTCTCTGGCCCTCTCCGGTCCGTCACCGGTCCCCTTCCGGTCACACGACCTGCACGCGCGCCGAGCCGATCCCCAGGCGACGCGCACGCGGAAGCCCTACGATGACCGCAGGGCAATGATGCCCTGCGCCGACCGTTCCCGCCGTGGTTGCACGGCGACCGAGGAGATGACCTGTTGTCCCCGTCGCAGTTCCCGCTCGATGAGCGCATGACCACCACCTTGACCATCGAAGACGTCGCCGCACAGGTACGCGCCTGGGTCGATGCCGCCGCGACCCGGCCGATTCCCGGAGCCGCGAAGATGCTCTCGGATCTGCTGCGCGATCCGGAGGGTCTGACCTTCACCCTGGACTTCGTCGACCGCGTGATCCGCCCCGAGGATCCGAAGGCGGCCGCCGTCGAGCTGCGCCGCCTGGCCCGGAATCCGCCGGGCTTCCTCCCGCCCGTGCTGCGTCGGGTGGTCGCCCTCGGCGGCAGCGCCTCCCACGTCGCCCCCTCCGTCGTGGTCCCGACGGCGCAGGCCGCGATGCGCAAGATGGTCTCCCACCTCATCCTCGACGCGCGCAACGGGCCGCTGACCACCGCGATCACGCGGCTGACCGCCGACGGCACCACCTTGAACATCAACCTGCTCGGAGAGGCCGTGCTCGGCGCGAAGGAGGCATCGCGCCGCTTGGAGGGGGTGCGCGAGATCGTCGCCCGCCCGGACGTCGACTACGCCTCGATCAAGGTCTCCTCGATCGTGGACCACCTGCCGCTGTGGGCCGCTTCCCAGACCGTCGACCACATCGTCGAGACCCTGCTGCCGCTCTACCTCGATGCGG encodes the following:
- a CDS encoding GNAT family N-acetyltransferase — encoded protein: MRMRDLTADDYVPYRTMTSGAFGGVMEDTGPRPFDPGQTPIGIDSTELPGGVEGELAAGARIRHDRITLGGGVARCGGVGGLAVHPAHRGGGVFGQLLTAVIARCAAEGMATSMLYPSNPSIYRRFGYQVVARGERLVVPLVDLQRLPPVTGRHLVPVTAATLPRLHALYRELTAEDNAMLLREGPLFEQGMPGKGWSALLLEDESGTDHGYLSWTRVPGPGPGLEVHEILGRTRHDRLALLRSLGSWSTVLEEVTLRLRTEDPVLEALPGGGARPAPGPVPLVMMRVIDTAAMLRARHAPDTLRGTIRLEVADGTVSSGTCEAAGRWRVTAADGSITVEPEDGEAADGGARAGDADPDGDGDGTGTLGTVHLDIHAASLLLVGGRTLADARRLGLGAAADPSAESFLDALLAGPRPSVMDAF
- a CDS encoding thymidine kinase, with product MAKLHFKYGAMNSGKSDTLIKTAYNYDERGLATLTVKPALDTKGEDWVVARGGARRRVDVLARPGEAVRERVHAVADGRGLRPLHAVLVDEAQFLDPAQIDQLFRIAKLDGISVICYGLRTDFRTATFPGAQRLFELADNVEKLPTMCRCGSQAEFNCRLVDGRFVFEGDQVAIDEARTGTVTYVSLCGPCFMQEQERAGVHVLG